The Styela clava chromosome 2, kaStyClav1.hap1.2, whole genome shotgun sequence genome contains a region encoding:
- the LOC120331157 gene encoding uncharacterized protein LOC120331157 has product MAESNDNINEPAAADELVNRDNDMLENMSVTGFSEATENNVIALLTIPTQGIIPVLPNESQSTSKDCHSASIKDLFLRGPDVESDFQPSSEKNNQGASVASGLAEEGSTNAHAMTTRSKIKTNKSKASKINSQQHRSVMRSLITSRSGTIRSRSSCSTRMSNLSDSQIENIFETRKLNQQRRTELEKQQLQNRLESEKQIWENNNQVENLNLDNEWQQILQKQQAEERKGKAELEAFQHRRQQMLQRRNIEMEQFNKRKQMNLQEIEDKNQREQLELDTNLNETLAERGVLINTPPVAASVEISQQPSNSSMKQTKILNVTSPIIPALSTPFSTPNQLPVSRSCDVHCEGRPSERVNTAEHGESVSYSSSDFGVCRPQMVPSACVTVVESVCDMAQIPLTSENLFVSSCSVVNSGLTSCVPASCVSKPSLRCCEIPMSCVGDNRQLQSNAIYTGAGTNHSEILTKFPTSFNTIPLHTTSSAVNMNPTLPTLIDNPGRIENAEAMHSVNIGSIRKPIVGSQPSNANAQNDNISNQQAANPQVIYVPQTLGLPPSEPPVFCGNAGEYRDFIDIFETVIGSRLQNPKHKLVYLLQYTKGPARALVKGCQHRTDSYDEAIRLLEETYGQKFQIGESCINSIANGPRLNLSNKESLTVYSAEIMSCKNTLIGVEYKNVALMTIEKIALRMPPEWRSGWLSKMDNVLQIKKKDLTIEDLADYVRKKTREVCNVPSIEFNTSKQIISTRGSRPYKSSFATTVHNNRPVRRCVKCDGDHYLNQCDEFRGMTYDKRLEFVKKQKLCFSCLLSGHWVRECKRNNPCKNANCRRKHTTLLHPPDKEPIKVPTSSSHESTTQTHNDYRTQMSETKFNAFLNASDEQKVLLNVVSVKVRIAGRRNAVITNAFFDNGSTCSFISNSLMNKLNVNGPVTNLNIRTINNTVEHKQCTVIKNLELADFEESTYVRLNPLFSNDQIGVDQTDIPTQSDLDQFKEFNGIVIPKVECDVELLIGKDNLGLHKPLEVIYGPNNYFASKTIAGWMVNCPAKNGKTKNSTYFTKSQLNPLCQMCADVVDSAINEKDEVSPIQQVFLDKVSKSIKLRTDGHYEIGLPLKNPDVKLHSNKYQVLQRAESLKRRLHKEPEFYAEYKDFVANMITMGYAEEVLDANEEEGRTWYLSHHGVRHPEKKTLRVVFDCSAKSEGISFNDILLQGPDLTNNLVGVLSRFRKNIVAVQGDIRSMFHQVKVKECDRNFLRFFWWENGDITLPMKIYRMSVFLFGTVCSPSCCNFALRQTAIDNKNDFEQSVIDAINDSFYVDDFCDSKPDAASALQHIKSVTEIAAKGGFEVTKWVSNDREVLASIPEAHRSKEAKRLDISIDELPVERALGMIWNANEDTISFSTKYTERPATRRGMLGVVNSIFDPLGIGQPVIQPMKVLMQGLCRKKLGWDDSIPPECEQEWLKWISELSKLEDFNIPRCFLPPDFGKTTEIQIHHFSDASEKSYGAVSYIRLKNSSGQIHCSILCGKSRLVPLKGSTIPRLELCAATISARNEKFFRKELKLPIDASIFWTDSTTVLRYLANTDKVLKTFVANRVNVIKEVSDVNQWYYVPSKLNPADVASRGMSADEFLNYPQWKFGPDFLWKNQEEWPKQPDFLHSIDNKDLEFKKQSTHSQMCFALNTDIPTVLDQVTTKYSNWFKMKKIVAWVLRYKRALLSKVREDVSCNLGSGNIRFLSVEEVHLAEFKIIKNEQFKYYSKEINVLAKGEQLPKSSPLCKLQPIMKEGLLRVGGRIGASSLQYDAKHPIIIPNKSSIANLIIEHIHQVTCHSGREYVIAELHQKFWIIKANAMTRKILNNCISCRKRQRAPESQLMADLPEDRLIPDKPPFSFVALDCFGPFLVRQGRSEVKRYGVIFTCLVTRAVHVEIAHSLDTSAFIMSLRRFISRRGQVVEIRSDNGTNFVSGEQELRNSIKTWNQNQIHRFLLQKNIKWLFQTPAASHHGGVFERQIRTIRKIFNAICREQKLTDESLITLMCECESIVNGRPITTVSNDPKDLTPLSPNNLLLLKEEPILPPGVFDAKDLYVRKRWKQVQYLADVFWKRWRREYLPLLQTRQKWNKVQRNLAKNDVVLVMDENLPRNAWLLGRIIGTFPDNKGRVRSATVQTNHSILDRPITKLILLCASDSD; this is encoded by the coding sequence atggcCGAATCAAATGACAACATCAATGAACCAGCTGCCGCTGATGAACTAGTGAACAGAGACAATGATATGTTAGAAAATATGTCGGTTACTGGATTTTCTGAAGCAActgaaaataatgtaattgcTTTGCTGACTATTCCAACACAAGGTATAATTCCTGTTTTGCCTAATGAAAGTCAATCAACTTCTAAAGATTGTCATAGTGCGTCAATCAAAGATCTGTTCCTAAGAGGTCCTGATGTAGAGTCAGATTTCCAACCAAGTTCAGAAAAGAACAACCAAGGAGCATCTGTAGCATCTGGCCTTGCTGAAGAAGGATCAACAAATGCGCATGCTATGACAACAAGGTCGAAGATAAAGACAAATAAAAGCAAGGCTTCAAAAATAAATAGTCAGCAACATAGATCAGTAATGCGAAGTTTGATAACATCACGCAGTGGTACAATTCGGTCGCGATCTTCATGCTCAACAAGAATGTCCAATTTGAGTGATTCACAAATTGAGAATATATTCGAAACAAGAAAGCTGAATCAACAAAGGCGCACAGAATTGGAGAAACAACAATTGCAAAATCGCCTAGAAAGTGAGAAACAAATTTGGGAAAATAACAATCAAGTTGAAAACCTAAATTTAGACAATGAGTGGCAACAGATTCTACAAAAACAGCAAGCTGAAGAGCGTAAGGGAAAGGCCGAACTGGAAGCTTTTCAACATCGTCGCCAACAAATGCTACAACGAAGAAACATCGAGATGGAGCAGTTCAACAAGAGGAAGCAGATGAACCTACAAGAAATTGAAGACAAAAATCAACGTGAACAATTGGAACTGGACACTAATTTAAATGAAACTTTAGCAGAAAGAGGCGTTCTTATAAATACGCCCCCTGTTGCTGCTAGTGTCGAAATCAGTCAGCAGCCATCAAATTCCTctatgaaacaaacaaaaatattaaatgtgACCAGTCCAATAATACCAGCTTTAAGTACACCATTTTCAACACCTAATCAATTACCTGTCTCTAGAAGTTGTGATGTGCATTGTGAGGGTCGACCAAGTGAACGTGTGAACACCGCAGAGCATGGTGAGTCAGTTTCTTATTCCTCCTCTGATTTTGGGGTTTGCCGTCCACAAATGGTCCCGAGTGCATGTGTGACTGTTGTTGAATCTGTGTGTGACATGGCCCAAATACCGTTAACATCTGAAAATTTGTTTGTGAGCTCTTGTAGTGTGGTGAATTCTGGTTTGACTTCCTGTGTACCTGCATCATGTGTATCTAAGCCAAGTTTAAGGTGTTGTGAAATTCCAATGTCATGTGTGGGTGATAACAGACAATTGCAGAGCAATGCAATTTACACTGGGGCTGGAACGAACCACAGTGAAATATTAACGAAATTTCCAACTTCATTCAATACTATTCCATTGCATACGACTAGTTCGGCTGTTAATATGAACCCTACATTACCAACACTAATAGATAATCCTGGCAGAATTGAAAATGCAGAGGCAATGCACTCAGTGAATATTGGCTCAATTCGAAAGCCTATTGTGGGCAGTCAACCAAGTAATGCAAATGCACAGAATGACAATATTTCGAATCAACAAGCAGCTAACCCTCAAGTTATATATGTGCCTCAAACTTTAGGTTTGCCACCATCTGAACCCCCTGTATTTTGTGGTAATGCAGGTGAATATAGGgatttcattgatatttttgaaaccGTAATTGGTAGCAGATTACAAAATCCAAAGCACAAACTAGTTTATCTTCTTCAATATACAAAAGGCCCTGCTCGTGCTTTGGTTAAGGGATGCCAGCACAGAACAGATAGCTATGATGAAGCTATCCGATTACTTGAAGAAACTTATGGTCAGAAATTTCAAATTGGCGAATCCTGCATTAATTCCATAGCAAATGGTCCTCGACTGAATTTGAGTAACAAAGAATCATTAACTGTGTATTCAGCAGAAATCATGTCATGCAAAAATACGTTGATAGGGGTTGAATACAAAAATGTTGCCCTTATGACCATAGAAAAAATAGCTTTAAGAATGCCGCCTGAATGGAGATCTGGGTGGTTATCAAAGATGGACAATGTACTACAAATAAAGAAAAAGGACCTAACAATAGAGGATCTTGCTGATTACGTCCGTAAGAAAACTAGAGAAGTATGCAATGTTCCCTCTATCGAATTTAATacatcaaaacaaattatttcCACAAGAGGCTCGAGGCCATACAAATCCTCATTTGCAACTACAGTTCATAATAATAGACCTGTACGCAGATGTGTAAAATGTGATGGAGATCATTACTTAAATCAATGCGATGAATTTCGAGGCATGACGTATGATAAGAGATTGGAGTTTGTAAAAAAGCAAAAgttgtgtttttcatgtttattaTCTGGGCATTGGGTCAGGGAATGTAAACGAAACAACCCTTGCAAAAATGCAAACTGCAGAAGAAAACACACAACACTTCTTCATCCTCCGGATAAGGAACCAATAAAAGTCCCTACATCAAGTAGTCATGAAAGTACTACACAAACACATAATGATTATAGGACACAGATGTCTGAAACCAAATTTAATGCATTCCTAAATGCCTCTGACGAACAAAAGGTTTTGCTCAATGTTGTATCTGTTAAGGTACGCATAGCTGGTAGAAGAAATGCTGTTATAACCAATGCATTCTTTGACAATGGATCGACTTGCTCTTTTATAAGCAATTCGCTGATGAATAAATTAAACGTCAATGGACCAGTTACAAATCTGAACATTCGTACGATAAATAATACTGTGGAACACAAGCAATGCACTGTTATAAAGAACCTCGAATTAGCAGATTTCGAGGAGTCAACATATGTAAGGTTAAATCCCTTGTTTTCAAACGATCAAATTGGTGTTGATCAAACAGATATCCCTACACAAAGTGATCTTGATCAATTTAAAGAATTTAATGGTATTGTGATACCCAAAGTAGAATGTGATGTGGAGCTCTTGATTGGCAAAGATAATCTTGGTTTGCATAAACCATTGGAAGTGATTTATGGCCCAAACAATTATTTTGCATCGAAGACAATTGCTGGATGGATGGTTAACTGCCCTGCGAAAAATGGAAAAACCAAAAATTCTACATATTTCACCAAATCTCAACTAAATCCTTTGTGCCAAATGTGTGCAGATGTTGTTGATTCTGCAATTAATGAAAAAGATGAAGTTTCACCAATTCAACAAGTTTTTCTTGACAAAGTTAGTAAGTCAATTAAGCTCAGAACTGATGGACATTACGAAATAGGTTTACCATTGAAGAATCCTGATGTTAAGTTGCACtcaaataaatatcaagttTTGCAGCGAGCAGAATCATTAAAGCGTCGTCTTCACAAGGAACCGGAATTTTATGCAGAATACAAGGATTTTGTTGCAAATATGATCACAATGGGTTATGCTGAAGAAGTTCTGGATGCCAATGAAGAAGAAGGAAGGACTTGGTACCTCAGCCATCACGGAGTTCGTCATCCAGAGAAGAAAACGTTAAGGGTTGTATTTGATTGCTCAGCAAAATCAGAAGGAATTTCATTTAATGACATCCTGTTACAGGGGCCGGATTTAACAAATAATTTAGTTGGAGTCTTGTCACGCTTTCGCAAAAATATTGTAGCTGTTCAAGGGGATATACGGTCCATGTTTCATCAGGTAAAGGTGAAAGAATGTGATAGAAATTTCCTCCGTTTCTTCTGGTGGGAAAATGGTGACATCACTTTACCCATGAAAATTTATAGAATGTCGGTTTTTCTCTTTGGAACTGTGTGCTCTCCAAGTTGTTGCAACTTCGCTTTGAGACAAACTGCAATAGataacaaaaatgattttgaacaaaGTGTGATTGATGCAATTAATGATTCATTTTATGTTGATGACTTTTGTGATTCTAAGCCGGATGCTGCTAGTGCCCTCCAACATATAAAGAGTGTTACTGAAATTGCTGCTAAAGGTGGTTTTGAAGTGACGAAATGGGTGAGCAATGACCGTGAAGTATTGGCCTCAATTCCAGAAGCTCACCGATCGAAGGAAGCAAAGCGTTTGGATATCTCTATAGATGAATTGCCTGTTGAGCGAGCTCTTGGCATGATATGGAACGCAAATGAAGATACAATAAGTTTCAGTACTAAATACACTGAACGACCAGCTACCAGACGGGGTATGCTGGGTGTTGTGAACTCAATATTTGACCCTCTTGGCATTGGCCAGCCGGTCATTCAACCTATGAAGGTCCTTATGCAAGGATTGTGCAGGAAGAAGCTGGGATGGGACGATTCAATTCCTCCAGAGTGTGAACAGGAATGGCTAAAGTGGATATCAGAATTATCCAAGTTAGAAGATTTTAATATTCCAAGATGTTTTTTACCGCCTGATTTTGGAAAAACCACAGAAATACAAATTCATCACTTTTCTGATGCATCCGAAAAGTCTTATGGTGCTGTTTCATATATACGTTTAAAAAATTCGTCTGGACAAATTCATTGCTCAATACTGTGTGGTAAAAGTCGATTAGTACCTCTCAAAGGCTCAACGATTCCCAGGTTAGAGTTATGTGCAGCAACAATATCTGCTCGAAATGAAAAATTCTTCCGTAAAGAACTCAAGCTCCCAATTGATGCATCTATATTTTGGACGGATAGCACCACCGTATTACGATATTTGGCAAATACTGATAAAGTTCTAAAAACTTTTGTTGCAAACAGGGTGAATGTTATCAAAGAAGTTTCTGATGTGAATCAATGGTACTATGTGCCTTCCAAATTAAACCCTGCAGATGTTGCTTCTAGGGGCATGTCTGCTGATGAATTTTTGAACTACCCACAATGGAAATTTGGACCAGATTTTTTATGGAAGAACCAGGAAGAATGGCCTAAACAACCAGATTTTCTGCATTCAATAGATAATAAAGATTTGGAATTTAAAAAGCAGAGTACACATTCACAGATGTGTTTTGCTCTAAATACAGATATACCTACTGTATTAGACCAAGTTACtactaaatattcaaattggttCAAAATGAAGAAGATTGTAGCATGGGTTTTACGTTACAAGCGTGCACTGCTTTCCAAAGTCAGAGAGGATGTTTCTTGCAATTTGGGGAGTggaaatattagatttttatcTGTTGAGGAGGTGCACTTGGCagaattcaaaataatcaaaaatgaacaattcaaatattattcaaaggAAATTAATGTATTGGCCAAAGGTGAACAATTGCCTAAATCAAGTCCATTGTGTAAATTACAGCCTATTATGAAAGAAGGTCTTCTCCGTGTTGGTGGAAGAATTGGAGCATCGAGTCTTCAATATGACGCAAAACATCCTATAATAATTCCAAACAAGAGTTCTATTGCTAATTTGATTATTGAACATATTCATCAAGTTACATGCCATAGTGGAAGAGAATATGTAATTGCTGAATTACATCAAAAGTTCTGGATTATAAAAGCAAATGCAATGACACGAAAGATTCTCAACAACTGTATATCTTGTCGCAAGAGACAGCGGGCACCTGAATCTCAATTGATGGCCGACCTCCCAGAAGACCGATTAATACCAGACAAGCCACCTTTCTCTTTTGTCGCTCTTGACTGTTTCGGTCCATTTCTTGTTCGTCAAGGACGAAGCGAAGTAAAAAGATATGGTGTTATTTTCACTTGCCTAGTGACTCGTGCAGTGCATGTTGAAATTGCACATAGCCTAGATACAAGTGCCTTTATAATGTCTCTTAGAAGATTCATTTCAAGAAGAGGACAAGTAGTTGAAATAAGATCAGATAATGGAACAAATTTTGTCTCTGGAGAACAAGAATTGAGAAATTCTATCAAGACTTGGAATCAGAATCAAATACATAGGTTTTTGCTGCAAAAGAACATCAAGTGGCTGTTTCAAACTCCAGCGGCTTCTCACCATGGTGGAGTTTTTGAGAGACAAATCAGAACAATTAGAAAAATTTTCAACGCTATTTGCAGAGAACAAAAATTAACTGATGAAAGCTTAATTACACTTATGTGTGAATGTGAATCCATAGTGAATGGAAGGCCAATAACAACTGTATCCAATGATCCAAAAGATTTGACACCTTTGAGCCCGAacaatttgttgttgttgaaagaAGAACCGATACTTCCTCCAGGAGTATTTGATGCTAAAGACTTGTATGTTCGTAAGAGATGGAAACAAGTACAATACTTAGCTGATGTGTTTTGGAAAAGATGGAGACGAGAATACCTTCCTCTGCTTCAAACAAGACAAAAATGGAACAAAGTTCAAAGGAATTTAGCTAAGAATGATGTTGTACTTGTGATGGATGAAAATTTGCCAAGAAATGCATGGCTGTTGGGTAGAATCATTGGAACGTTTCCCGACAACAAAGGCCGTGTACGTTCTGCTACGGTGCAAACCAACCATTCAATCTTAGATAGACCCATTACGAAATTAATTCTTCTGTGTGCAAGTGACTCTGATTGA